In a genomic window of Meleagris gallopavo isolate NT-WF06-2002-E0010 breed Aviagen turkey brand Nicholas breeding stock chromosome 1, Turkey_5.1, whole genome shotgun sequence:
- the HSP90B1 gene encoding endoplasmin, which translates to MKSAWALALACALLLAASVTAEEVDADATVEEDLGKSREGSRTDDEVVQREEEAIQLDGLNASQIKEIREKSEKFAFQAEVNRMMKLIINSLYKNKEIFLRELISNASDALDKIRLISLTDENALAGNEELTVKIKCDKEKNMLHVTDTGIGMTKEELIKNLGTIAKSGTSEFLNKMTEMQDDSQSTSELIGQFGVGFYSAFLVADRVIVTSKHNNDTQHIWESDSNEFSVIDDPRGNTLGRGTTITLVLKEEASDYLELDTVKNLVKKYSQFINFPIYVWSSKTETVEEPIEEEEAKEEKEETDDDEAAVEEEEEEKKPKTKKVEKTVWDWELMNDIKPIWQRPSKEVEEDEYKAFYKTFSKEHDDPMAYIHFTAEGEVTFKSILFVPNSAPRGLFDEYGSKKSDFIKLYVRRVFITDDFHDMMPKYLNFVKGVVDSDDLPLNVSRETLQQHKLLKVIRKKLVRKTLDMIKKIAEEKYNDTFWKEFGTNVKLGVIEDHSNRTRLAKLLRFQSSHHESNLTSLDQYVERMKEKQDKIYFMAGASRKEAESSPFVERLLKKGYEVIYLTEPVDEYCIQALPEFDGKRFQNVAKEGVKFEESEKSKESREALEKEFEPLLNWMKDKALKDKIEKAVLSQRLTQSPCALVASQYGWSGNMERIMKAQAYQTGKDISTNYYASQKKTFEINPRHPLIKDMLRRVKENEDDKTVSDLAVVLFETATLRSGYMLPDTKEYGDRIERMLRLSLNIDLDAKVEEEPEEPEDAAEEAEQDEEEVDADAEDSETQKESTDVKDEL; encoded by the exons ATGAAGTCAGCGTGGGCGCTGGCTCTGGCGTGTGCGCTTCTCCTGGCCG CTTCGGTGACCGCTGAGGAGGTGGATGCGGATGCGACCGTGGAAGAAGATCTGGGTAAAAGCAGAGAAGGATCCCGAACTGATGATGAAGTTGTTCAGAG AGAGGAAGAAGCTATCCAGCTAGATGGCCTAAATGCATCCCAGAtcaaagaaatcagagaaaaatctGAGAAGTTTGCCTTTCAAGCAGAAGTTAACAGAATGATGAAGCTTATTATTAACTCTCTATATAAAAACAAGGAG ATTTTCCTGAGAGAACTTATTTCAAATGCTTCAGATGCTTTGGATAAGATACGCTTAATATCCTTGACTGATGAAAATGCTCTTGCTGGTAATGAGGAACTCACTGTTAAAATCAAG TGCGATAAAGAGAAGAACATGCTTCACGTTACAGATACGGGTATTGGCATGACAAAAGAGGAGTTGATTAAAAACCTTGGTACCATTGCGAAGTCTGGTACAAGTGAATTCTTAAACAAGATGACTGAAATGCAGGATGATAGCCAGTCGACATCTGAGTTAATTGGCCAGTTTGGCGTTGGCTTTTACTCTGCTTTCTTGGTAGCAGACAGAGTTATTGTCACATCTAAGCACAACAATGATACCCAGCATATTTGGGAGTCAGATTCAAATGAGTTCTCTGTGATTGATGATCCAAGAGGAAATACTCTGGGACGTGGCACAACCATAAC ccTTGTCTTGAAGGAAGAAGCATCCGATTATCTTGAGTTGGACACTGTTAAAAATCTAGTCAAGAAATATTCGCAGTTCATAAACTTCCCCATATATGTGTGGAGCAGCAAG ACAGAGACTGTTGAAGAACCCATTGAAGAGGAGgaagcaaaggaggaaaaagaagaaacagatgatGATGAAGCTGCAgttgaagaagaggaggaagagaagaaaccAAAAACTAAGAAG GTTGAGAAGACTGTCTGGGATTGGGAGCTCATGAATGACATAAAACCAATCTGGCAGAGACCATCTAAAGAAGTTGAAGAGGATGAATATAAAGCtttttacaaaacattttccaag GAACATGATGATCCAATGGCTTACATCCATTTTACTGCTGAAGGGGAAGTAACTTTCAAATCAATCTTGTTTGTTCCTAATTCTGCTCCACGTGGCTTGTTTGATGAGTATGGATCCAAAAAAAGTGATTTCATTAAG CTGTATGTTAGAAGAGTGTTCATCACTGATGACTTCCATGACATGATGCCCAAATATCTTAACTTTGTTAAGGGTGTT GTGGATTCTGATGATCTTCCTTTGAATGTATCTCGTGAAACACTTCAGCAGCATAAGTTATTAAAG GTGATCAGAAAGAAGCTTGTTCGTAAAACTCTTGATATGATCAAGaaaattgcagaagaaaaatacaatgatACATTCTGGAAGGAGTTTGGTACTAATGTAAAGCTTGGAGTTATTGAGGATCATTCCAATCGTACACGGCTGGCTAAACTGCTTCGCTTCCAGTCTTCCCATCACGAAAGTAACCTTACAAGCCTTGACCAATATgtggaaagaatgaaagagaaacaagacAAAATTTATTTCATGGCAGGTGCCAGCAGAAAGGAG GCTGAATCTTCACCGTTTGTTGAGCGCCTTCTGAAAAAGGGCTATGAAGTAATCTATCTGACTGAACCTGTAGATGAATATTGCATTCAGGCTCTGCCAGAGTTTGATGGCAAGAGGTTTCAGAATGTAGCGAAGGAAGGAGTTAAGTTTGAGGAAAGTGAAAAGTCCAAGGAGAGTCGTGAAGCCTTGGAGAAGGAATTTGAACCACTCCTGAACTGGATGAAAGACAAAGCTCTAAAGGACAAG ATTGAAAAGGCTGTGCTGTCTCAACGTTTAACACAGTCTCCATGTGCGCTTGTGGCTAGTCAGTATGGATGGTCTGGCAACATGGAAAGAATCATGAAGGCTCAAGCTTACCAAACTGGGAAGGACATATCTACAAA TTACTATGCTAGCCAGAAGAAGACATTTGAAATAAATCCCAGACATCCATTGATCAAAGACATGCTGAGGCGAGTTAAG GAAAATGAAGATGACAAAACAGTTTCAGATCTTGCAGTGGTGTTGTTTGAAACTGCAACTTTGAGATCAGGATACATGTTACCAGACACAAAGGAATATGGAGACAGAATAGAAAGGATGCTTCGTTTGAGTTTAAACATTGACCTGGACGCAAAG GTGGAGGAGGAACCTGAAGAGCCTGAAGATGCAGCTGAGGAGGCAGAGCAAGATGAAGAAGAGGTGGATGCTGATGCTGAAGACAGTGAAACACAGAAG GAATCCACAGATGTAAAAGATGAACTGTAA